The following coding sequences are from one Microbacterium sp. SSM24 window:
- a CDS encoding ATP-binding protein, whose amino-acid sequence MPDPDAPAAVIRTPDQRLRVFVSSTLAELAEERTAVRRAIGSLGLAPVMFELGARPHPPQELYRAYLAQSDVFIGLYWQSYGWVGPGMDISGLEDEFRLSGGRPRLLYLKAPADRQPRLEAMIDEIRARGTDAYRTFRSTRELGRLVRDDLALLLSERFVTSAMPLPPEPAAASSPPARRTLPVTTTTLIGRTADVEAVTRLLARDDVRLVNITGPGGMGKTRLAIAVGEQVEQDAAVCVSFVPLASVTDAADVLPRVAAALGVTIEGTRTARDALVDHFSSGRALLILDNLEQLTAIAPALDDLLTATDGLRILVTSRIALRLRAEHEYSLGALDVGTRRDLPFDDSVALPSVQLFLERAGAVRRDLPLTPDTISAIVEICRRLDGVPLAIELAAARSRLLDPPALLARLASVLDGLGTGPVDLPERQRTLRATVEWSVDLLGEAERDLLATLSVFADGWSIPAASAVAAADEFDTLDRLDSLAGHSLVSVDASSDEPRFRMLTIVRELATEQLAAGGRYDEIRRRHAEFFAGVIDTDDVPADLTTPWAERVRVEEENVRVAIAWFFDNDAARLPHLLRSLWLYWQTNDRLLEGRQWVDDLTVRADPSAWDDRARAEVLLTQAVTAVAVGDDDRAVAAAREIPAVLEQVDEPALRHALELAVSWTLPILDDFDGALDAATLAYDGFSEHDDAFMAFAALTVGMLETTFARDESARRFLLEADRLGSLFGNRWLTSSARTQLAVLDVRAGAFDAARDYLRGCLHEIDDDQVGTITACFMLTAFAELAVAESDAYGAAVALGAVAGLRERAGLLAWPIARREEAALGLRVAAALDADRRAEAWDSGTALRAGEALALVRAGIA is encoded by the coding sequence ATGCCCGATCCCGATGCCCCTGCGGCCGTGATCCGCACGCCCGACCAGCGCCTTCGCGTGTTCGTCAGCTCGACCCTCGCCGAGCTCGCGGAGGAGCGCACGGCCGTGCGCCGTGCGATCGGGTCGCTGGGCCTCGCACCGGTGATGTTCGAGCTCGGCGCGAGGCCCCACCCGCCGCAGGAGCTGTATCGCGCCTACCTCGCGCAGTCGGATGTCTTCATCGGGCTGTACTGGCAGAGCTATGGCTGGGTCGGACCCGGCATGGACATCTCGGGGCTCGAGGACGAGTTCCGGCTCTCTGGCGGCCGACCTCGACTCCTCTACCTGAAGGCGCCGGCCGACCGCCAGCCGCGACTGGAGGCGATGATCGATGAGATCCGCGCCCGAGGCACCGATGCCTATCGGACGTTCCGCAGCACTCGCGAGCTCGGCCGGCTGGTCCGCGACGACCTCGCCCTGCTGCTGAGCGAGCGCTTCGTGACCTCGGCGATGCCCTTGCCGCCCGAGCCCGCCGCGGCATCCTCTCCTCCTGCGCGCCGCACGCTGCCGGTCACCACGACGACGCTCATCGGCCGCACCGCCGACGTGGAGGCCGTCACACGGCTGCTCGCCCGCGACGACGTGCGCCTCGTCAACATCACGGGGCCGGGCGGCATGGGGAAGACCCGCCTCGCGATCGCCGTCGGCGAGCAGGTCGAGCAGGACGCGGCCGTCTGTGTGTCGTTCGTGCCGCTTGCGAGTGTCACGGATGCCGCGGACGTGCTGCCTCGCGTGGCCGCTGCGCTCGGGGTCACGATCGAGGGCACGCGCACGGCGCGAGACGCGCTCGTGGACCACTTCTCGAGTGGGCGCGCGCTGCTGATCCTGGACAATCTCGAGCAGCTGACCGCGATCGCGCCCGCGCTCGACGACCTGCTGACCGCGACCGACGGGCTCCGGATCCTCGTCACCAGCCGGATCGCGCTCCGTCTGCGCGCTGAGCACGAGTATTCGCTCGGCGCGCTCGATGTCGGCACGCGGCGGGACCTCCCCTTCGACGACAGCGTCGCGCTGCCCTCGGTGCAGCTCTTCCTCGAGCGCGCCGGCGCCGTCCGGCGCGACCTGCCGCTGACGCCCGACACCATCTCGGCGATCGTCGAGATCTGCCGCCGCCTCGACGGCGTGCCGCTCGCGATCGAGCTGGCTGCCGCTCGCTCGCGGCTCCTCGATCCCCCGGCACTGCTCGCGCGGCTGGCCAGCGTGCTGGACGGCCTCGGCACGGGGCCCGTTGACCTCCCCGAGCGGCAGCGCACGCTGCGCGCGACCGTCGAGTGGAGCGTGGACCTGCTCGGCGAGGCGGAGCGCGATCTGCTCGCCACGCTCTCCGTGTTCGCGGACGGCTGGTCGATCCCGGCCGCGTCTGCGGTCGCCGCAGCCGACGAGTTCGACACCCTCGACCGTCTGGACTCCCTCGCCGGTCACAGCCTGGTGTCAGTCGACGCCTCGTCCGACGAGCCGCGGTTCCGCATGCTGACGATCGTTCGCGAGCTCGCCACCGAGCAGCTCGCCGCGGGAGGGCGGTACGACGAGATCCGTCGCCGGCACGCCGAGTTCTTCGCGGGCGTGATCGACACCGACGACGTTCCCGCCGACCTCACGACGCCATGGGCGGAGCGCGTCCGCGTCGAAGAGGAGAATGTTCGGGTCGCGATCGCCTGGTTCTTCGACAACGACGCCGCCCGCCTGCCCCATCTCCTGCGCTCGCTGTGGCTGTACTGGCAGACGAACGACCGGCTCCTCGAGGGCCGGCAGTGGGTCGACGATCTGACCGTCCGCGCCGATCCGAGCGCGTGGGACGACCGAGCGCGGGCCGAGGTGCTGCTGACGCAGGCCGTCACAGCGGTCGCCGTCGGCGACGACGACCGAGCGGTCGCGGCCGCACGCGAGATCCCGGCCGTCCTAGAGCAGGTCGACGAGCCGGCGCTGCGTCACGCCCTCGAGCTGGCCGTCTCCTGGACCCTGCCGATACTCGACGACTTCGACGGCGCACTGGATGCCGCGACCCTCGCGTACGACGGGTTCAGCGAACACGACGACGCCTTCATGGCGTTCGCCGCGCTCACCGTCGGAATGCTCGAGACGACCTTCGCAAGGGACGAGTCTGCCCGGCGATTCCTTCTCGAGGCAGACCGGCTGGGCTCCCTCTTCGGGAACCGCTGGCTCACGTCCAGCGCCCGCACCCAGCTGGCCGTCCTCGACGTCCGCGCCGGCGCGTTCGACGCGGCGCGGGACTACTTGCGCGGATGCCTGCACGAGATCGATGACGACCAGGTGGGCACGATCACCGCCTGCTTCATGCTCACCGCGTTCGCCGAGCTCGCCGTGGCCGAGTCCGACGCCTACGGTGCAGCCGTCGCGCTCGGCGCCGTCGCGGGTCTGCGCGAGCGGGCCGGTCTGCTCGCATGGCCCATCGCGCGCCGCGAGGAAGCCGCACTCGGCCTGCGGGTGGCTGCGGCGCTGGACGCCGATCGCCGCGCGGAGGCGTGGGACTCGGGGACGGCGCTGCGGGCCGGCGAGGCGCTGGCGCTCGTCCGGGCGGGCATCGCCTGA
- the ftsY gene encoding signal recognition particle-docking protein FtsY, producing the protein MAESSWSLGRALRGMFVKPTIDETTWEDLETALLTADFGPDITERIVDELREKVERFRTTDPRDLQRMLKETLEEHFAKFDTTLRLTERPAVVLVVGVNGVGKTTTIGKFAKFLQRYGRTVVVGAADTFRAAAVDQLATWAERGGAQIVRPQQEGQDPASVAFQTIEYAKSTGTEIVLVDTAGRLHTKGGLMDELTKIRRVIEKQAPISEVLLVLDATTGQNGVMQAQAFLEHAGVTGLVLTKLDGSAKGGFVLAVQERTGIPVKLLGQGEGIGDLTGFTPHVFAASLVE; encoded by the coding sequence ATGGCAGAGAGCTCCTGGTCGCTCGGTCGCGCACTGCGCGGCATGTTCGTCAAGCCCACGATCGACGAGACGACCTGGGAAGACCTCGAGACGGCGCTGCTGACCGCGGACTTCGGGCCGGACATCACCGAGCGCATCGTCGACGAGCTGCGCGAGAAGGTGGAGCGGTTCCGCACCACGGACCCCCGCGATCTGCAGCGGATGCTGAAGGAGACGCTGGAAGAGCACTTCGCCAAGTTCGACACGACCCTCCGCCTCACCGAGCGACCCGCCGTCGTGCTCGTCGTCGGTGTGAACGGCGTGGGCAAGACGACGACGATCGGCAAGTTCGCGAAGTTCCTGCAGCGCTACGGGCGCACCGTGGTCGTCGGCGCCGCCGACACCTTCCGGGCGGCCGCGGTCGATCAGCTGGCGACCTGGGCGGAGCGCGGCGGAGCGCAGATCGTCCGCCCGCAGCAGGAGGGGCAGGACCCGGCATCCGTCGCCTTTCAGACCATCGAGTACGCCAAGAGCACCGGCACCGAGATCGTTCTCGTGGACACCGCCGGCCGTCTGCACACCAAGGGCGGCCTCATGGACGAGCTCACCAAGATCCGTCGTGTGATCGAGAAGCAGGCCCCGATCAGCGAGGTTCTGCTGGTGCTCGATGCGACCACCGGCCAGAACGGCGTCATGCAGGCGCAGGCATTCCTCGAGCACGCGGGCGTCACCGGGCTCGTCCTCACGAAGCTCGACGGGTCGGCCAAGGGCGGGTTCGTGCTGGCCGTGCAGGAGCGCACCGGCATCCCGGTGAAGCTGCTCGGGCAGGGTGAGGGCATCGGTGACCTGACCGGCTTCACGCCGCACGTCTTCGCCGCGTCGCTCGTCGAATGA
- a CDS encoding DUF2004 domain-containing protein: protein MAIEHDYFGLLESGPDGSIFWSENVELGDQSVTVDLTAPDQDDVSEAALDVAAGLISAIEDIDRSARNAMVNELSDRTSEVTEYILQQQDTLGDELEELLVDISGDVHIDVIRSLQLMSMTILADEHGGSDPFAVLEYALDPDATDDVLLVNLDSEGGVITVTSAE from the coding sequence ATGGCGATCGAGCACGACTACTTCGGACTCCTCGAGTCGGGCCCCGACGGTTCGATCTTCTGGTCCGAGAACGTCGAGCTGGGGGATCAGTCCGTCACGGTCGACCTCACGGCGCCGGATCAGGACGACGTGTCGGAGGCGGCGCTCGACGTCGCCGCCGGACTCATCTCGGCGATCGAGGACATCGACCGCAGCGCGCGCAATGCGATGGTCAACGAGCTCAGCGACCGCACGAGCGAGGTGACCGAGTACATCCTCCAGCAGCAGGACACCCTCGGCGACGAGCTGGAAGAACTCCTCGTCGACATCTCGGGCGACGTCCACATCGACGTCATCCGCTCGCTTCAGCTCATGAGCATGACGATCCTCGCCGACGAGCACGGCGGATCCGACCCCTTCGCGGTGCTCGAATATGCGCTCGACCCCGACGCCACAGACGACGTGCTGCTGGTGAACCTCGACTCCGAGGGCGGCGTGATCACCGTCACCAGCGCGGAGTAG
- the lipA gene encoding lipoyl synthase, with product MSACGTPGAAPASGPDGRKLLRLEVRNAQTPIERKPEWIKTKARIGPEYQALHSLVKTEELHTVCQEAGCPNIYECWEDREATFLIGGSQCTRRCDFCQIDTGKPADYDTDEPRRVAESVVRMNLRYATVTGVARDDLPDGGAWLHAETVRQIHARNPNTGVEILATDFNGDPALLDEVFDSRPEVFAHNVETVPRIFKRIRPAFRYERSLDVLTQARAAGLITKSNLILGMGEEPGEVVQALQDLHEAGTDIITITQYLRPSPRHLPVARWVKPDEFVAFKTEAERIGFLGVLAGPLVRSSYRAGRLWAQSMLSKGREIPANLAHIAEDVHVERGFAQAV from the coding sequence ATGAGCGCGTGCGGGACGCCGGGAGCCGCCCCCGCGAGTGGACCCGACGGCCGCAAGCTGCTGCGGCTCGAGGTCCGCAACGCGCAGACGCCCATCGAACGCAAACCCGAGTGGATCAAGACAAAGGCCCGGATAGGCCCCGAGTACCAGGCGCTCCACTCCCTCGTGAAGACAGAGGAGCTGCACACGGTCTGCCAGGAGGCGGGCTGCCCGAACATCTACGAGTGCTGGGAAGACCGCGAGGCCACCTTCCTCATCGGCGGGTCCCAGTGCACGCGGCGGTGCGACTTCTGCCAGATCGACACCGGCAAGCCCGCCGACTACGACACCGACGAACCGCGTCGCGTCGCCGAGAGCGTCGTGCGCATGAACCTGCGCTACGCGACGGTGACCGGTGTCGCCCGCGACGACCTGCCCGACGGCGGCGCGTGGCTGCACGCCGAGACCGTGCGGCAGATCCACGCCCGGAATCCGAACACCGGTGTCGAGATCCTCGCCACGGACTTCAACGGAGATCCGGCGCTGCTCGACGAGGTGTTCGACAGCAGGCCGGAGGTCTTCGCGCACAACGTCGAGACGGTGCCCCGGATCTTCAAGCGCATCCGTCCTGCGTTCCGCTACGAGCGGTCGCTCGACGTGCTCACCCAGGCTCGCGCGGCGGGCCTCATCACGAAGTCCAACCTGATCCTCGGGATGGGCGAAGAGCCCGGGGAGGTCGTCCAGGCTCTGCAGGATCTCCATGAGGCCGGCACGGACATCATCACGATCACGCAGTACCTGCGCCCCTCCCCGCGGCACCTGCCGGTTGCGCGGTGGGTGAAGCCGGACGAGTTCGTCGCGTTCAAGACGGAGGCCGAGCGCATCGGGTTCCTCGGTGTGCTGGCCGGCCCGCTCGTGCGCTCGTCGTATCGCGCCGGTCGGCTCTGGGCGCAGTCGATGCTGTCGAAGGGGCGCGAGATCCCCGCGAACCTTGCGCACATCGCCGAGGACGTGCACGTCGAACGCGGGTTCGCCCAGGCGGTGTGA
- the lipB gene encoding lipoyl(octanoyl) transferase LipB, with amino-acid sequence MLDIQTVGLSPDYVPYLDGWDLQRRIHADVVAGARDDTLLLLEHQPVYTAGARTARHERPTDGTPVVDVDRGGKITWHGPGQLVGYPIVRLAEPVDVVAHVRRLEHLLIEALRVHGVDGYRVEGRSGVWVRRPLGEDKVAAIGVRVQRGVTMHGFALNCDNTLAGFRGIIPCGITDAGVTTISEIVGADVAPRDVIGTVSRVFGTDFAAVPA; translated from the coding sequence ATGCTCGACATCCAGACGGTGGGCCTCTCCCCCGACTACGTGCCCTATCTCGACGGATGGGATCTCCAGCGGCGCATCCACGCGGACGTGGTGGCGGGAGCGCGCGACGACACCCTGCTGCTCCTCGAGCATCAGCCGGTCTACACGGCGGGAGCGCGCACCGCCCGCCACGAACGCCCCACCGACGGCACACCGGTCGTCGACGTCGATCGCGGCGGCAAGATCACCTGGCACGGGCCAGGCCAGCTCGTCGGGTACCCGATCGTGCGGCTCGCCGAGCCGGTGGACGTCGTCGCGCACGTGCGCCGGCTCGAACACCTCCTCATCGAGGCGCTGCGGGTGCACGGGGTGGACGGCTACCGCGTCGAGGGTCGCAGCGGCGTCTGGGTGCGTCGGCCGCTGGGCGAGGACAAGGTCGCGGCGATCGGCGTGCGCGTCCAGCGCGGCGTCACCATGCACGGCTTCGCGCTGAACTGCGACAACACGCTCGCCGGCTTCCGCGGGATCATCCCGTGCGGGATCACCGATGCGGGGGTCACCACGATCAGCGAGATCGTCGGGGCGGATGTCGCGCCGCGCGACGTCATCGGCACGGTGTCGCGCGTGTTCGGGACCGACTTCGCGGCGGTGCCGGCATGA
- a CDS encoding TetR family transcriptional regulator translates to MGSTGRVGRPKASSKETLAEAACELFLEQGFEATSIADITTRAGVSRSSFFNYFGSKSDILWAGLDEKIAAFEARLVQDESADAAIAVRAEAVAVARDFAPDSLALGIVNAAAMGLQEELEREASFRRSRIARAVSERLIRSGSDRLHAEVAGAAWGGAVLAAIEAWAHDGAGRTSLARFLERAADSAAAATPTSPAGEVAQLRVVVQASAFEQTLAFYRDVVGMPQAEAYEAEGGARVAILAAGRATLEIANPAQVDFIDRVETDGDAPSDRIRLALEVADTDAAVARLDAGGAEVEASARVTPWNSRNARLRGPAGLQLTLFQELGPGE, encoded by the coding sequence ATGGGCAGCACGGGACGAGTCGGCAGGCCGAAGGCGTCGTCGAAGGAGACGCTCGCGGAAGCCGCGTGCGAGCTCTTCCTCGAGCAGGGGTTCGAAGCGACGTCGATCGCGGACATCACGACGCGGGCCGGAGTGAGCCGCTCCAGCTTCTTCAACTACTTCGGCTCGAAGTCCGACATCCTGTGGGCGGGTCTGGACGAGAAGATCGCAGCGTTCGAAGCGCGACTGGTTCAGGACGAGAGTGCGGATGCCGCGATCGCCGTGCGCGCGGAGGCCGTGGCCGTGGCGCGCGACTTCGCTCCGGACAGCCTCGCCCTCGGCATCGTGAACGCGGCCGCGATGGGATTGCAGGAGGAGCTGGAGCGCGAAGCATCCTTCCGGCGCTCGCGTATCGCCCGCGCCGTGTCCGAGCGCCTCATCCGCTCGGGCTCCGACCGCCTGCACGCCGAGGTCGCGGGCGCCGCATGGGGCGGGGCGGTGCTCGCGGCGATCGAGGCATGGGCGCACGACGGGGCGGGACGCACGTCGCTGGCGCGGTTCCTCGAACGGGCGGCCGACTCCGCGGCTGCGGCCACGCCGACGTCTCCTGCCGGCGAGGTCGCGCAGCTGCGCGTCGTCGTTCAGGCGTCGGCATTCGAGCAGACCCTCGCCTTCTATCGCGACGTCGTCGGGATGCCCCAGGCCGAGGCGTACGAGGCCGAAGGCGGCGCGCGCGTGGCGATCCTCGCGGCGGGCCGCGCCACGCTGGAGATCGCCAATCCGGCGCAGGTGGACTTCATCGACCGGGTAGAGACGGACGGGGATGCGCCGAGCGACCGCATCCGCCTCGCACTGGAGGTCGCAGACACCGATGCCGCTGTCGCGCGGCTCGACGCCGGAGGCGCCGAGGTCGAGGCATCCGCCCGCGTCACGCCCTGGAACTCGCGCAACGCCCGTCTGCGCGGCCCCGCCGGTCTTCAGCTGACGCTGTTCCAGGAGCTCGGGCCGGGGGAGTGA
- a CDS encoding RNA polymerase sigma factor produces the protein MSRDERRLTSALSAASADLLAYLQRRVGHDDAPDLLGETMVVAWRRVGELPDDPERARMWLFGIARGTLLNHARGEHRRWALADRIRSASTTDAPPADEGLEVRDAIARLDPDDAELVRLVHWERMTLVQAAELLGIHDSTARTRYARVKEQLRAALVSPVEV, from the coding sequence GTGAGTCGCGACGAACGTCGGCTGACGTCGGCGCTGAGCGCGGCATCCGCCGACCTCCTCGCGTACCTTCAGCGTCGGGTCGGCCACGACGACGCGCCCGACCTGCTCGGCGAGACGATGGTGGTCGCGTGGCGGCGCGTGGGGGAGCTGCCCGACGACCCGGAGCGCGCCCGCATGTGGCTGTTCGGCATCGCGCGGGGGACCCTCCTCAACCACGCCCGCGGGGAGCATCGCCGGTGGGCGCTGGCCGACCGCATCCGGTCGGCGTCGACGACGGATGCCCCGCCCGCCGACGAGGGACTCGAGGTGCGCGATGCGATCGCCCGCCTCGACCCGGACGATGCGGAGCTCGTGCGCCTCGTCCACTGGGAGCGGATGACGCTCGTGCAGGCCGCCGAGCTCCTCGGCATCCATGACTCGACGGCACGGACGCGCTACGCGCGCGTCAAGGAGCAGCTGCGTGCGGCCCTCGTCTCACCGGTGGAGGTGTGA
- the ffh gene encoding signal recognition particle protein, giving the protein MATFGTLSDRLTETFRNLRTKGKLTPADVDGTVREIRRALLDADVALPVVKEFTAKVRERALGDEVNRALNPAQQVVQIVNEELVAILGGQQRRLQFAKTPPTVIMLAGLQGSGKTTFAGKLAKMLEKDGHTPLLIAADLQRPNAVNQLQVVAERAGAAVYAPEPGNGVGDPVQVAKDGVELARRQQHDIVIIDTAGRLGVDAELMKQAADIRTATDPDEVLFVIDAMIGQDAVNTAKAFQDGVDFTGVVLSKLDGDARGGAALSVASITGRPIIFASTGEGLDDLEAFHPDRMASRILDLGDILTLIEQAQQAFDEEEAMKMAEKLATETFTLEDFLEQMQQMKKMGSMKKMLGMLPGMGSMKDQLENFDEREIDRTEAIIRSMTPGERRNPKVLNGSRRLRIARGAGMTVTDVNQLVQRFDQAAKMMKTVARGGVPNIPGMGPIPGGGRPGASAKRGKQQKAKGSRSGNPAKRAAENAGVAAAPTAPTGSGFGLGGAKGGPSEADLAELQKMLGKG; this is encoded by the coding sequence ATGGCGACTTTCGGCACCCTCTCCGACCGGCTCACCGAGACCTTCCGCAACCTCCGCACCAAGGGCAAGCTCACGCCCGCGGACGTCGACGGCACGGTCCGCGAGATCCGGCGCGCCCTGCTCGACGCCGACGTGGCCCTGCCCGTCGTCAAGGAGTTCACCGCCAAGGTGCGCGAGCGTGCGCTCGGCGACGAGGTCAACCGCGCGCTCAACCCGGCGCAGCAGGTCGTCCAGATCGTCAACGAGGAGCTCGTCGCGATCCTCGGCGGACAGCAGCGCCGCCTGCAGTTCGCGAAGACCCCGCCGACGGTGATCATGCTGGCCGGTCTGCAGGGCTCCGGAAAGACGACGTTTGCGGGCAAGCTCGCGAAGATGCTCGAGAAGGACGGTCACACCCCGCTCCTCATCGCCGCCGACCTTCAGCGTCCGAACGCCGTGAACCAGCTCCAGGTGGTCGCCGAGCGCGCCGGTGCCGCGGTCTACGCGCCCGAGCCCGGCAACGGCGTCGGCGACCCGGTCCAGGTCGCCAAGGACGGCGTCGAGCTCGCGCGCCGGCAGCAGCACGACATCGTCATCATCGACACGGCCGGGCGGCTCGGCGTGGACGCCGAGCTGATGAAGCAGGCCGCCGACATCCGCACCGCGACCGACCCCGACGAGGTGCTGTTCGTCATCGACGCGATGATCGGTCAGGATGCCGTCAACACGGCCAAGGCCTTCCAGGACGGCGTCGACTTCACCGGCGTCGTGCTCTCGAAGCTCGACGGCGACGCGCGCGGCGGCGCCGCGCTGTCGGTCGCATCGATCACCGGTCGCCCCATCATCTTCGCCTCCACCGGCGAAGGACTCGACGACCTCGAGGCGTTCCACCCCGACCGCATGGCGAGCCGCATCCTCGACCTCGGCGACATCCTCACCCTCATCGAGCAGGCCCAGCAGGCCTTCGATGAGGAAGAGGCCATGAAGATGGCCGAGAAGCTCGCGACCGAGACCTTCACGCTCGAGGACTTCCTCGAGCAGATGCAGCAGATGAAGAAGATGGGCTCCATGAAGAAGATGCTGGGGATGCTCCCCGGCATGGGCTCCATGAAGGACCAGCTCGAGAACTTCGACGAGCGAGAGATCGATCGCACCGAGGCCATCATCCGCTCGATGACGCCCGGCGAGCGACGCAACCCGAAGGTGCTCAACGGCTCTCGCCGCCTGCGCATCGCGCGCGGCGCCGGGATGACGGTGACCGACGTGAACCAGCTCGTCCAGCGGTTCGACCAGGCCGCCAAGATGATGAAGACCGTCGCGCGCGGCGGTGTGCCCAACATCCCCGGCATGGGGCCGATCCCCGGAGGCGGCCGTCCCGGCGCCTCGGCGAAGCGCGGCAAGCAGCAGAAGGCGAAGGGGTCGCGATCGGGCAACCCGGCCAAGCGGGCGGCCGAGAACGCCGGTGTCGCGGCGGCTCCGACCGCGCCGACGGGCTCCGGATTCGGTCTGGGCGGTGCGAAGGGCGGGCCGAGCGAGGCCGACCTCGCCGAGCTGCAGAAGATGCTCGGCAAGGGCTGA
- a CDS encoding glycosyltransferase produces MSIEIDRDLLDPDLRTTYAKQGWIPVRRTDAAVEVATTAPLTPRRRARIEAIVGGPIEERLVEQSEIVAALTGALRSEYASQAADGLHRMDPVLSARYVLSTSQKVIGIVLVLLVVACAVVWPVATVMSLIGIASVIFLASTLFKFFIALRGSRYDLVAHVRPEEIAALRDAEMPMYTVLVPVFREARIVGRLVENLGRLDYPTDKLEVIILVEEEDSETRDAIAVSDPPAHFLVVTVPKGTPQTKPRACNVGLEVARGEFLVIYDAEDAPEPDQLKKTVVAFSRADDSVVVMQAALNYFNARENVLTRMFALEYSYWFDYMLTGLDVGDLPIPLGGTSNHFRTSALRELGGWDPYNVTEDADLGIRASALGYRVGVVDSTTMEEATSRVGIFIGQRSRWIKGYMQTALVHARRPFRLIRRIGLRRFASFTLLIAGTPLTFLGVIPFTALTIVSFLIPWASITPAFPPAILWICLLNFLVGNALMVYLNMMGPYKRGAFWLVGWAVLNPVYWLLHSLASYKALWQLITKPHYWQKTEHGMSHFTIEGVAGPAPAES; encoded by the coding sequence ATGTCGATCGAGATCGATCGCGACCTGCTCGACCCGGACCTGCGAACGACGTACGCGAAGCAGGGCTGGATCCCGGTCAGGCGGACGGATGCCGCGGTGGAGGTCGCGACGACGGCACCCCTGACCCCGCGACGGCGCGCCCGCATCGAGGCGATCGTCGGCGGCCCGATTGAAGAGCGCCTCGTGGAGCAGTCGGAGATCGTGGCCGCGCTGACCGGCGCGCTGCGGTCGGAGTATGCGTCGCAGGCCGCGGACGGGCTCCACCGCATGGACCCGGTGCTGTCGGCGCGCTACGTGCTCTCGACCTCTCAGAAGGTCATCGGCATCGTCCTCGTGCTCCTGGTGGTCGCCTGTGCCGTCGTGTGGCCCGTGGCCACGGTGATGTCGCTGATCGGCATCGCGAGCGTGATCTTCCTGGCGAGCACCCTGTTCAAGTTCTTCATCGCGCTGCGCGGCTCGCGATACGACCTCGTGGCGCATGTGCGCCCCGAGGAGATCGCCGCGCTGCGCGATGCCGAGATGCCCATGTACACGGTGCTCGTGCCGGTGTTCCGCGAAGCGCGCATCGTCGGCCGACTCGTCGAGAATCTCGGACGGCTCGACTACCCGACCGACAAGCTCGAGGTGATCATCCTCGTCGAGGAGGAGGACTCCGAGACCCGGGACGCGATCGCCGTCTCCGATCCGCCCGCGCACTTCCTCGTGGTCACCGTGCCCAAGGGCACGCCGCAGACCAAGCCGCGCGCGTGCAACGTCGGACTCGAGGTCGCGCGCGGGGAATTCCTGGTCATCTATGACGCCGAGGACGCCCCGGAGCCCGATCAGCTCAAGAAGACGGTCGTCGCGTTCTCGCGTGCCGACGATTCGGTGGTCGTCATGCAGGCGGCGCTCAACTACTTCAACGCGCGCGAGAACGTGCTCACCCGGATGTTCGCGCTCGAGTACAGCTATTGGTTCGACTACATGCTGACGGGTCTCGATGTGGGCGACCTGCCGATCCCGCTCGGCGGGACATCCAATCACTTCCGCACGTCGGCGCTGCGGGAGCTGGGCGGATGGGACCCGTACAACGTGACGGAGGATGCCGACCTCGGCATCCGGGCGAGCGCACTCGGCTACCGGGTCGGCGTCGTCGACTCCACGACGATGGAGGAGGCGACCTCGCGGGTCGGCATCTTCATCGGCCAGCGCAGTCGCTGGATCAAGGGCTACATGCAGACCGCGCTGGTGCACGCGCGCCGGCCGTTCCGGCTGATCCGCCGGATCGGACTGCGGAGGTTCGCGTCGTTCACGCTCCTCATCGCCGGCACACCGCTGACGTTCCTCGGAGTGATCCCCTTCACAGCCTTGACCATCGTGTCGTTCCTGATCCCGTGGGCGAGCATCACGCCGGCGTTCCCGCCGGCGATCCTGTGGATCTGCCTGCTGAACTTCCTCGTCGGCAACGCGCTGATGGTCTACCTGAACATGATGGGGCCGTACAAGCGCGGCGCCTTCTGGCTCGTGGGATGGGCGGTCCTCAACCCCGTCTACTGGCTGCTGCACTCGCTCGCGTCGTACAAGGCGCTGTGGCAGCTCATCACGAAGCCCCACTACTGGCAGAAGACCGAGCACGGGATGTCGCACTTCACCATCGAGGGAGTAGCGGGACCGGCGCCCGCGGAGTCCTAG